The Candidatus Hydrogenedentota bacterium genome has a segment encoding these proteins:
- a CDS encoding NUDIX domain-containing protein — translation MAIQSAGILLYRNTGSGLEVFLVHPGGPYYRGKDDGHWSIPKGEFEPGEDGVTAAKREFEEETGFPVSGEFLSLGSVRQSSHKTVHAWAVAGDCDAAAAISNTFEMEWPPGSGERQAFPEVDRAAWFDIAAARRKIHPGQMELLERLCALVIPP, via the coding sequence GCAACACGGGTTCCGGGCTCGAAGTGTTCCTCGTTCATCCCGGCGGGCCGTATTACAGGGGCAAGGACGACGGACACTGGTCAATCCCCAAAGGCGAGTTCGAGCCGGGCGAAGATGGTGTGACCGCCGCCAAGCGCGAATTCGAGGAAGAAACGGGGTTCCCGGTTTCGGGCGAGTTTCTGTCCTTGGGCTCCGTTCGGCAGTCGAGCCACAAGACGGTCCACGCCTGGGCCGTTGCGGGCGACTGCGACGCCGCGGCGGCCATAAGCAACACCTTCGAGATGGAATGGCCCCCCGGCTCGGGAGAGCGCCAAGCCTTTCCGGAAGTGGACCGCGCAGCCTGGTTCGATATTGCGGCCGCGCGCAGGAAAATCCATCCGGGCCAGATGGAACTGCTCGAACGGTTGTGCGCGCTGGTCATCCCGCCCTGA